A portion of the Hoylesella buccalis ATCC 35310 genome contains these proteins:
- a CDS encoding RagB/SusD family nutrient uptake outer membrane protein, which translates to MKRIKYITIGLLTVSLALTTVSCSDYLKVDKYFKDIESIDHIFSDKESTMQWLSFCYSRLQGDNIEVGHSDICPTNFSDDQTFNEGEAGRRYRRFKLGEYGYGYAFQDYYTNSWPWAYDAIRQASIFLMNAHATEELNQKEIDDLKGQARFLRAYFYWLLIRKYGPVPIMPTEGADYTKSYDELSYPRNTFDDCVDFIAEEMILAAKDLPEKRDNQNIARPTKGAALAVRAKVLTYAASPLYNGNTEMADFVDKQGNQLISQTYDETKWAKAAAACRDLIDYADQTGIYRIYTTPVREKAIDNSFPATITPPVCEPYSSRPFPEGWADIDPFESYRSVFNGELYAAENPELIFTRGKNGDKGDLVTDGAVTDLVRHQLPSSCGGWNIHGMTQKQCDAYDMADGTPYSREAVLEKYGNEQFTTKNNAKLHPYDHLPNNGIWLGYANREPRFYASVAYSGSIWYCSSSQENIYKNQQVFYYRGEGNGRVNSNERWVNTGIGIMKYVHPDDCAVGNGSFIKVKVEPTIRYADILLLYAEALNNLTTSHDIPTWDGKQTYTVSRDIQQMKRGVMPVRMRAGVPDYSEQTYASRDAFFKAIVHERQVELFNENQRFFDLRRWKIAEENEAEQVYGCNTNMSKEYRTQFYVPVRVPNLQTSFSRKQYFWPITYTELKRNRNMTQAPGWENYD; encoded by the coding sequence ATGAAAAGAATCAAATATATTACCATCGGATTGCTGACCGTCAGTCTGGCATTGACCACGGTTTCATGTTCCGACTACCTGAAAGTAGACAAATATTTCAAGGATATTGAGTCTATCGACCACATTTTCTCTGATAAAGAAAGCACCATGCAGTGGCTTTCATTCTGCTACAGCCGCCTTCAAGGAGACAATATAGAGGTAGGACACAGCGACATCTGTCCAACCAATTTCTCTGACGACCAAACCTTTAACGAGGGAGAAGCCGGCAGACGCTACCGCCGATTCAAATTGGGTGAGTATGGTTATGGTTATGCCTTTCAGGATTACTATACCAACTCATGGCCTTGGGCATACGACGCCATTCGCCAAGCTTCTATCTTCTTGATGAATGCTCACGCTACAGAAGAACTGAACCAAAAGGAGATAGACGATCTAAAAGGACAGGCTCGTTTCCTTCGAGCTTACTTCTATTGGCTGCTCATCAGAAAGTATGGTCCCGTTCCAATCATGCCAACAGAAGGTGCCGACTATACAAAAAGCTATGACGAACTGTCGTATCCACGCAACACCTTTGATGATTGTGTTGATTTCATCGCAGAAGAAATGATCTTGGCAGCCAAGGATTTGCCGGAGAAGCGTGACAACCAAAACATCGCCCGACCCACCAAAGGGGCCGCACTGGCTGTTAGGGCAAAGGTATTGACGTATGCGGCAAGCCCGCTTTACAACGGAAACACCGAAATGGCCGACTTTGTAGACAAGCAGGGTAACCAGCTCATCTCTCAAACTTACGACGAGACTAAGTGGGCAAAGGCCGCAGCAGCGTGCAGGGACCTGATTGACTATGCTGATCAGACTGGTATTTATCGTATCTACACTACACCCGTGCGAGAGAAAGCTATTGACAATTCTTTCCCAGCAACCATCACACCTCCTGTGTGTGAGCCTTATTCCAGTCGTCCATTCCCAGAAGGATGGGCTGACATCGATCCGTTCGAGTCTTATCGCTCGGTTTTCAATGGCGAACTGTATGCTGCCGAGAATCCCGAGTTGATATTCACACGCGGCAAGAACGGTGACAAGGGCGATTTAGTAACAGATGGAGCCGTCACCGACTTGGTACGGCACCAGTTGCCTTCATCCTGTGGTGGTTGGAACATCCATGGCATGACACAAAAGCAATGCGACGCCTATGACATGGCAGATGGAACCCCTTACAGCAGGGAAGCAGTGCTGGAGAAATATGGTAACGAGCAGTTCACGACAAAAAATAATGCCAAACTTCATCCCTACGACCATTTGCCCAACAACGGCATTTGGCTGGGATATGCCAACCGTGAACCACGTTTCTATGCCTCGGTGGCTTATAGTGGTTCTATATGGTACTGCTCAAGCAGCCAGGAAAATATTTATAAAAACCAACAGGTGTTCTATTATCGTGGCGAAGGCAATGGCCGTGTAAACAGCAACGAGCGATGGGTCAACACTGGTATCGGCATCATGAAATACGTTCATCCAGACGACTGTGCTGTGGGTAATGGCAGCTTTATCAAGGTAAAAGTTGAGCCTACCATTCGCTATGCCGACATACTGCTGCTGTACGCCGAGGCACTGAACAACCTCACCACCTCTCACGACATCCCTACGTGGGACGGAAAGCAAACCTACACGGTGTCACGCGACATCCAACAGATGAAGCGTGGTGTGATGCCCGTAAGGATGCGTGCCGGTGTCCCCGACTATTCTGAACAAACCTATGCCAGCCGTGACGCATTTTTCAAGGCTATCGTTCATGAGCGGCAGGTTGAGCTTTTCAATGAGAACCAACGCTTCTTCGACCTTCGTCGCTGGAAGATTGCTGAAGAGAATGAGGCCGAACAGGTTTATGGCTGCAATACCAATATGAGCAAGGAGTACAGAACGCAATTCTATGTACCTGTACGCGTGCCTAATTTGCAGACATCCTTCTCACGCAAGCAATACTTCTGGCCCATCACCTACACCGAGCTGAAACGAAACAGGAACATGACACAGGCTCCAGGATGGGAAAACTATGATTAA
- a CDS encoding DUF4973 domain-containing protein, whose amino-acid sequence MKKIFLFAIMAITGLAFTACNNEWEDELYTQMVSFKAPRGSNGVYNIYMRYKADGTGQYKLPVIVSGSTPNASDIDVKIGVDNDTLDILNKARFAVGRNDLWFKQLPERFYSFPSPTCHIPSGKVTANYIIDFNLSGLDLNEKWVLPLTIEPSSSYIQNMRKGWYKALLNINLFNDYSGRYSATNMNIYIDGTTNDPAVEDNRLARVVDDHSIFFYAGTVWEEDVNRHKYKVIATFGEGTPDAEGNITGPVTITAGDPANEVAIEQSGNCTYSYRVSKHPTKPYLERRIMTLYLDYKYSDITSDPSNPIRFHCKGNMTMERQYNILIPDEEQAILW is encoded by the coding sequence ATGAAAAAAATATTTTTATTCGCCATCATGGCCATCACAGGCTTGGCATTCACCGCCTGTAACAATGAATGGGAAGACGAACTGTATACACAAATGGTCTCTTTCAAGGCACCCCGAGGCAGCAACGGTGTATACAATATATATATGAGATACAAGGCCGACGGAACAGGACAATACAAGTTGCCCGTCATTGTCAGCGGGTCCACGCCAAATGCAAGCGATATCGACGTGAAAATTGGTGTAGACAATGACACGCTGGATATCCTCAACAAGGCACGCTTTGCCGTAGGACGCAACGACCTATGGTTCAAACAACTGCCCGAGCGCTTTTATTCGTTCCCTTCTCCAACATGCCACATCCCATCAGGAAAGGTCACAGCCAACTACATCATTGACTTCAACCTCTCGGGACTGGACCTCAATGAGAAGTGGGTACTTCCATTGACCATCGAACCCAGCAGCTCCTATATACAGAACATGCGCAAGGGATGGTACAAGGCGCTGTTGAATATCAACCTGTTCAATGACTATTCAGGAAGATATTCGGCAACTAACATGAACATCTACATTGACGGAACAACCAACGATCCTGCCGTTGAAGACAATCGTCTGGCCCGCGTTGTAGACGATCATTCTATCTTCTTCTATGCTGGAACCGTTTGGGAGGAGGATGTAAACCGCCATAAGTACAAGGTGATTGCCACCTTTGGGGAAGGCACACCCGACGCCGAGGGCAACATCACTGGTCCCGTGACCATCACAGCAGGCGACCCAGCCAATGAGGTGGCCATTGAGCAGAGTGGCAACTGCACCTATTCCTACCGGGTATCAAAACATCCAACCAAGCCTTATCTCGAGCGTCGCATCATGACGTTGTACCTGGATTACAAGTACTCAGACATCACGTCAGACCCAAGTAATCCCATCCGCTTCCATTGCAAAGGAAACATGACCATGGAACGCCAGTACAACATCTTGATTCCCGACGAGGAACAAGCCATTCTTTGGTAG
- a CDS encoding TonB-dependent receptor, with product MKKLLFILIALCGMTASYAQKTDAMLFGDVKSKTTGKHLPYAIISVKGTQMKTVADESGHFKMAHLPLGKQTITASLIGYQEQGIEVNMVRGKGSEVYFVLDDDVLNLDQVVVTGTRTQHYVKNVPIRTEVITSEALKNKNALNVYEALQGVPGIRVEQQCQFCNFSQVRMQGLGAEHTQVLIDGEPIYSGLAGVYGLQQMGTTDLDRIEVVKGAGSALYGSSAVAGAINLISKEPTFEPSIKADLQFGNLGLKSYNASTSLRNQRIGFTAFAQRMETDAIDATKEGMTRKEVKGKDGVSDRVESKLNNFGVGVYFYSPFAKNDKLVVRGKATQEDRVGGTMTDDAFRNPFTEGTENINTNRLTSELVYTLPIGLTSELNYSAAYVHHQRKATNDSFLSDYMDTHDGKTPDVQLMRPYMAKENTFTTSLTFGSRLGDHNLLVGAQAYLTKLRETGLYCIADETSQYLGEAYTSLGKKHATEFGFFAQDEWNILDNLSVVPGVRLDTHRSGEEYESSKKVFDSAFPDTHFNETSVNPRLAIKYEVNPSLVLRANLGTGFRAPYGFSEDLHLCSGSPRVWKSSNLKAEKSMSFNLSADYYGKNYQLSANLFRTNLKNKIEFSDADENVRRLGYTYQWENVDDAYVQGVELSVKYNPIRNIKLGVNWTFNQGQYKHERADWTDRLELVKTKAPKLVQQYEQYVKDSKNVSRFPAMTGDFVAEYTPGTWTISLIGSLQGKMYIDYTFDGENDLAIAQNSKIKQTETFTTWNLRVAKRLGNFTLYAGGKNIFSYIQDEKHLDDAAFMYAPVYGATWYGGVTIKL from the coding sequence ATGAAAAAATTACTATTTATTTTAATAGCATTATGCGGTATGACGGCGTCTTATGCCCAAAAAACCGACGCCATGCTCTTCGGAGACGTGAAGAGCAAAACTACAGGCAAGCACTTGCCTTATGCCATCATCAGTGTAAAAGGCACGCAGATGAAGACCGTGGCAGATGAGAGCGGGCACTTTAAGATGGCTCACTTGCCCTTGGGCAAGCAGACCATAACAGCTAGTCTCATTGGCTATCAGGAGCAAGGCATCGAGGTGAACATGGTGCGCGGCAAGGGTTCGGAGGTATACTTTGTGCTGGATGACGACGTATTGAATCTCGATCAGGTGGTGGTGACGGGCACTCGTACGCAGCACTATGTGAAGAATGTGCCCATTCGGACAGAGGTGATTACGTCAGAAGCGTTGAAAAACAAGAATGCACTGAATGTTTATGAAGCGCTGCAAGGCGTTCCCGGCATAAGAGTGGAGCAGCAATGCCAGTTCTGCAACTTCTCACAAGTACGCATGCAGGGCTTAGGTGCCGAGCATACACAGGTGCTCATCGACGGCGAACCCATCTATTCGGGGTTGGCCGGTGTATATGGTTTGCAGCAAATGGGAACCACCGACCTGGATCGTATCGAAGTAGTGAAGGGAGCCGGCTCTGCCCTTTATGGCAGCAGTGCAGTGGCTGGAGCCATCAACTTGATATCAAAAGAACCCACGTTTGAGCCGAGCATCAAGGCTGATTTGCAGTTTGGTAACTTGGGACTCAAGAGTTACAATGCCTCAACATCCCTTCGTAACCAGCGCATTGGGTTCACGGCCTTCGCCCAGCGCATGGAGACCGATGCCATTGATGCCACGAAAGAGGGGATGACGCGCAAGGAAGTGAAGGGCAAAGACGGCGTGTCTGACCGTGTAGAGAGCAAGCTCAACAATTTTGGAGTAGGCGTTTATTTCTACAGTCCGTTTGCCAAGAACGACAAGTTGGTGGTTCGCGGCAAGGCAACGCAGGAAGACCGTGTGGGTGGAACCATGACCGATGACGCATTTCGCAATCCCTTTACCGAAGGCACGGAGAACATCAACACCAACAGATTGACGTCAGAACTGGTGTACACGCTGCCCATCGGCTTGACATCGGAACTGAACTACTCGGCAGCCTACGTTCATCATCAGCGCAAGGCCACCAACGACAGCTTTTTAAGCGACTACATGGACACGCATGACGGTAAGACACCCGACGTGCAGTTGATGCGCCCTTACATGGCCAAGGAGAACACGTTCACCACCTCACTGACCTTCGGAAGCCGGTTGGGCGACCACAACTTACTGGTTGGCGCACAGGCCTATTTGACCAAACTGCGTGAAACGGGCCTGTACTGTATTGCCGATGAAACTTCTCAATACCTGGGAGAAGCCTATACATCACTGGGCAAGAAGCACGCAACCGAGTTTGGTTTCTTCGCACAAGACGAGTGGAACATCCTCGACAACCTGTCTGTCGTGCCGGGTGTGCGGCTCGATACGCATCGCTCGGGTGAGGAATACGAGTCGAGTAAGAAGGTTTTTGACAGTGCATTTCCTGACACTCATTTTAATGAAACGAGCGTCAACCCCCGTTTGGCCATTAAATACGAGGTGAATCCATCGTTGGTTTTGCGTGCGAACCTTGGCACAGGCTTTAGAGCACCTTACGGATTCAGTGAAGATTTGCACCTTTGCTCTGGTTCGCCGCGTGTGTGGAAATCGTCTAACCTGAAGGCAGAAAAGTCGATGAGCTTCAACCTGTCGGCAGATTATTATGGCAAGAACTACCAACTGAGTGCCAATCTCTTCCGCACTAACTTGAAAAATAAGATTGAATTTTCTGATGCGGATGAAAATGTTCGTCGCTTAGGTTATACTTATCAGTGGGAAAACGTGGACGATGCGTATGTTCAGGGTGTTGAACTGAGCGTGAAATACAATCCTATACGCAACATCAAACTGGGTGTGAACTGGACCTTCAACCAGGGACAGTACAAACATGAACGCGCAGACTGGACCGACCGTCTGGAATTGGTGAAGACGAAAGCACCAAAACTTGTACAACAATATGAGCAGTATGTTAAGGACAGCAAGAACGTATCGCGCTTCCCAGCCATGACAGGTGACTTTGTTGCCGAGTACACGCCTGGCACCTGGACTATCTCACTCATCGGTTCGTTGCAGGGCAAGATGTACATTGATTATACGTTCGATGGCGAAAACGACTTGGCAATCGCCCAAAATTCAAAGATTAAGCAAACCGAAACTTTCACTACATGGAATCTGCGCGTGGCCAAGCGATTGGGTAATTTCACCCTGTATGCCGGCGGCAAAAACATTTTCAGCTACATTCAGGATGAGAAGCACCTTGACGATGCAGCCTTTATGTATGCCCCCGTGTATGGAGCCACATGGTATGGTGGGGTAACCATCAAGCTGTAG
- a CDS encoding GH25 family lysozyme, protein MVATLTLFLFSCKIQPDEQELVRHGDYTYRGSVAHGAYEGYGEMRYKDSIVYAGQWKAGKREGMGVSYDAHGRRIVGEWKADSLMHGTRTDADGIYHGQLNQEGLAEGAGTYQSHDGAYYHGYWRDNQRWGFGFSSSSKKLRLGEWKADRYLGERLVYTDQRIYGIDISRHQHDIGKKHYPIHWNKLRITHLGTISKKRIRGTVSYPISFCYIKSTEGTTIRNRYFMSDYRAAKRHGIHCGAYHFFSTLSSGKAQAAYFMRHTRFEKGDFPPVLDVEPFPSQIKRMGGTKALFTEVRAWLQAVERRVGVKPILYISQTFVNKYLPEAPDLMENYNVWIARYGEYKPDVHLVIWQLSPDGRVSGIKGDVDINVFNGYQDHYEDFLQNERIK, encoded by the coding sequence ATGGTAGCGACATTAACGCTGTTCCTTTTTAGCTGTAAGATTCAGCCAGACGAACAAGAGTTGGTGCGCCATGGAGATTACACTTACAGGGGTTCGGTGGCGCATGGCGCATACGAAGGGTACGGTGAAATGCGGTACAAAGATAGTATCGTGTACGCAGGTCAGTGGAAAGCGGGTAAGCGAGAGGGAATGGGTGTGAGTTACGACGCACATGGACGGCGCATCGTGGGCGAGTGGAAGGCCGACTCGTTGATGCATGGAACGCGTACCGACGCTGACGGAATCTACCATGGGCAACTGAATCAAGAAGGGTTGGCCGAGGGTGCAGGCACTTACCAATCGCACGACGGAGCTTATTATCATGGCTATTGGCGGGATAATCAGCGCTGGGGGTTCGGCTTTTCGTCGTCTTCCAAGAAGCTACGTTTGGGCGAATGGAAAGCCGACAGGTACTTGGGTGAACGACTGGTGTACACCGACCAGCGCATTTATGGTATCGATATCTCTCGACATCAGCACGATATTGGCAAGAAACACTACCCCATTCATTGGAACAAACTGCGCATTACGCACCTCGGTACCATCAGTAAGAAACGCATACGAGGCACCGTGAGCTATCCCATTTCGTTTTGTTACATCAAGTCAACCGAAGGAACAACCATCCGAAACAGGTACTTCATGAGTGACTATCGGGCGGCAAAGCGACACGGCATCCATTGCGGAGCTTATCATTTCTTCTCCACTTTATCCAGTGGTAAGGCGCAAGCAGCCTATTTCATGCGGCACACTCGCTTTGAAAAAGGCGATTTTCCACCTGTTCTCGACGTTGAACCCTTCCCCAGTCAAATCAAAAGGATGGGTGGCACCAAGGCCTTGTTCACCGAAGTGAGAGCGTGGCTCCAGGCAGTAGAAAGGCGTGTGGGCGTGAAACCGATATTATACATCAGTCAAACTTTTGTGAACAAGTATTTGCCCGAGGCTCCCGACCTCATGGAAAACTACAACGTATGGATAGCCCGTTATGGCGAATACAAACCAGATGTACACCTGGTGATATGGCAATTGAGCCCTGATGGGCGAGTGAGTGGAATCAAAGGGGATGTAGACATCAATGTTTTCAATGGCTATCAAGACCATTACGAAGACTTCTTGCAGAACGAACGAATCAAGTAA
- the pnp gene encoding polyribonucleotide nucleotidyltransferase, whose product MNVITKTVQLPDGRTISIETGKVAKQADGSAVVRLGNTVLLATVCAAKDAVPGTDFMPLQVDYREQYSAAGRFPGGFTKREGKPSDNEILTSRLVDRALRPLFPSNYHAEVYVQIMLLSADGVDQPDALAGLAASAAMACSDIPFDFYISEVRVARINGEYVINPTFEQMKQADMDLMVGATKDNIMMVEGEMKEVSELDLINALKAAHEAIKPMCTVQDELNKELGKDVKREYDHEVNDEDLREKMNNELYQPVYDITKQALPKQERHDAFDKVLTDFLEEYDAAHAADLTEEELEEKHAEATRYYDDVLKNAMRRCVLDEGKRLDGRKTDEIRPIWCEVSPLPMPHGSAIFTRGETQSLSTCTLGTKLDEKMVDDVLDKSYQRFLLHYNFPPFSTGEAKAQRGVGRREIGHGHLAWRGLKGQLPDDFPYTVRLVSQILESNGSSSMATVCAGTLALMDAGVPMKKPVSGIAMGLIKNPGEDKYAVLSDILGDEDHLGDMDFKTTGTRDGLTATQMDIKCDGLSFEILEKALLQAKAGREHILNKMLETIAEPRSEMKPQVPRIEAFEIPKEFIGAVIGPGGKIIQQMQEDTGATITIDEVDNVGKIQVSAPNKESIDAAIAKIKSIVAIPEVGEIYEGTVRSIMPYGCFVEILPGKDGLLHISEIDWKRLETVEDAGIHEGDKIRVKLLEIDPKTGKYKLSRRVLLEKPEGYVERERRPRRENGGERRSRRDDNREGRRHYENGDRQPRRFEHRNEGSDRAYNNEPNELNDTFDAE is encoded by the coding sequence ATGAACGTAATTACGAAAACAGTTCAATTGCCTGATGGCAGAACCATCAGCATTGAAACCGGGAAAGTTGCAAAACAGGCCGATGGCTCAGCGGTAGTTCGCTTGGGTAACACGGTGCTTCTCGCAACTGTTTGTGCAGCAAAGGATGCAGTTCCCGGAACAGATTTTATGCCTTTGCAAGTTGATTATCGCGAGCAGTACAGTGCCGCAGGCCGTTTTCCAGGTGGATTCACCAAGCGCGAAGGCAAGCCAAGTGATAATGAAATCTTAACTTCTCGATTGGTGGATCGCGCACTTCGTCCGCTTTTCCCGTCCAATTATCACGCCGAAGTGTATGTGCAAATCATGCTTCTTTCTGCCGATGGCGTAGATCAGCCCGATGCTTTGGCTGGGTTGGCAGCATCAGCAGCCATGGCATGTTCAGATATTCCTTTCGATTTCTATATCAGTGAGGTTCGTGTGGCACGCATCAATGGCGAATATGTCATCAACCCAACCTTCGAACAGATGAAACAAGCCGACATGGACTTGATGGTAGGTGCCACCAAGGACAACATCATGATGGTGGAAGGCGAAATGAAAGAAGTGTCTGAGCTTGACCTGATCAACGCTTTGAAGGCTGCACACGAGGCCATCAAGCCTATGTGTACCGTTCAAGATGAGCTGAACAAGGAGCTGGGTAAGGATGTGAAACGCGAGTATGATCACGAGGTGAACGATGAAGACTTGCGTGAAAAGATGAACAACGAGCTGTATCAGCCCGTGTATGACATCACCAAACAGGCTCTTCCTAAGCAAGAACGTCACGACGCTTTCGACAAAGTACTCACCGATTTCTTGGAGGAATACGACGCTGCTCACGCTGCTGATTTGACCGAAGAGGAACTGGAGGAGAAGCATGCAGAGGCTACACGCTACTATGATGACGTGTTGAAGAATGCCATGCGCCGTTGTGTTTTGGACGAAGGAAAGCGTTTGGACGGTCGTAAGACCGATGAGATTCGTCCTATCTGGTGCGAGGTTAGTCCGCTGCCCATGCCTCACGGAAGTGCAATCTTTACGCGTGGTGAGACGCAGTCGTTGTCAACTTGTACGTTAGGAACCAAACTTGACGAGAAAATGGTAGACGATGTCTTGGATAAGAGCTATCAACGTTTCTTGTTGCATTACAACTTTCCCCCATTCTCTACAGGTGAAGCCAAGGCTCAACGTGGCGTTGGTCGCCGCGAAATCGGTCATGGACACTTGGCATGGCGTGGCTTGAAGGGGCAATTACCTGATGACTTCCCCTACACAGTACGCTTGGTGAGCCAGATATTGGAAAGCAATGGCTCGTCTTCCATGGCCACTGTTTGTGCCGGTACGCTGGCTTTGATGGATGCAGGTGTACCCATGAAGAAGCCTGTCAGCGGCATTGCCATGGGCTTAATCAAGAATCCAGGTGAAGATAAATATGCCGTTTTGAGCGATATCCTTGGTGATGAGGATCATTTGGGCGACATGGATTTCAAGACAACAGGTACGCGCGATGGACTGACTGCTACGCAGATGGATATCAAGTGCGATGGCTTGAGCTTTGAAATCTTGGAGAAAGCGTTGTTGCAAGCAAAGGCAGGGCGCGAGCATATCTTGAACAAAATGCTCGAAACGATTGCTGAACCTCGCTCAGAGATGAAGCCTCAGGTGCCACGCATCGAAGCATTTGAAATACCAAAAGAGTTTATTGGAGCCGTTATCGGCCCTGGTGGAAAGATTATCCAGCAGATGCAGGAAGACACGGGGGCTACCATTACGATTGATGAGGTGGACAATGTGGGTAAAATACAAGTGAGTGCGCCCAACAAAGAGTCAATTGATGCGGCCATTGCCAAGATCAAATCCATCGTTGCTATCCCTGAAGTAGGCGAGATATACGAAGGAACAGTACGCTCTATCATGCCATACGGCTGCTTTGTAGAGATACTTCCGGGCAAAGACGGCTTGTTGCATATCTCTGAAATAGATTGGAAACGCCTTGAAACGGTTGAGGATGCCGGCATTCATGAGGGTGACAAGATCAGGGTGAAGTTGTTGGAAATCGATCCAAAGACGGGCAAGTACAAGCTCTCTCGTCGTGTTTTGTTAGAAAAACCCGAAGGCTATGTAGAGCGCGAACGTCGTCCTCGCCGCGAGAATGGTGGTGAGCGTCGCTCACGTCGCGATGACAATCGTGAGGGACGTCGTCATTATGAGAATGGTGACCGTCAACCTCGTCGCTTTGAACATCGTAACGAAGGCTCTGATCGTGCTTATAACAATGAGCCCAACGAGTTGAACGACACGTTTGATGCAGAATAA